From Amycolatopsis sp. YIM 10, the proteins below share one genomic window:
- a CDS encoding alpha/beta hydrolase — translation MTVPVQIRVQAAAAQVLYALPTPVKRLIAGRPIRLDGQELALDAQLLLRLQQLTGAELAGQSVERSRADLDVSRHLVSGKPIQPVHTRELLIPAEDGGLPATLYTPEGLPEPSGLLVFFHGGGWVVGTRNSHDNTARFLAKHAGVRVLSVEYRLAPEHPFPAAADDAVTAFDYAYAKAGELGADPARIAVGGDSAGGNLAAVAALVTTRRGGPAPAFQLLLYPGVDMSTRRRSREIFGNGFFLTDAQMDWFAGHYAPEGVDRTDVRLSPLLAEDLSGLPPAYLATAGFDPLRDEGEAYAEKLEAAGVPVALHRQEDLIHGYVNFLGIGRRFREATAEAAGALRLGLSKKKK, via the coding sequence ATGACCGTGCCCGTGCAGATCCGCGTGCAAGCCGCCGCGGCCCAGGTCCTCTACGCCCTGCCGACCCCGGTCAAACGGCTGATCGCCGGGCGCCCGATCCGGCTGGACGGGCAGGAACTGGCACTGGACGCGCAGCTGCTGCTCCGGCTGCAGCAGCTCACCGGCGCCGAACTCGCCGGGCAGTCGGTGGAACGCTCGCGTGCCGACCTCGACGTCTCCCGCCACCTGGTCAGCGGCAAGCCGATCCAGCCGGTGCACACACGCGAGCTGCTCATCCCCGCGGAAGACGGCGGCCTCCCGGCGACGCTGTACACGCCGGAGGGCCTGCCGGAACCGTCCGGCCTGCTGGTGTTCTTCCACGGTGGCGGCTGGGTGGTCGGCACCAGGAACAGCCACGACAACACCGCCCGCTTCCTGGCCAAGCACGCCGGGGTGCGGGTGCTGTCGGTGGAGTACCGCCTGGCTCCGGAGCACCCGTTCCCGGCCGCCGCGGACGACGCGGTGACGGCCTTCGACTACGCGTACGCCAAGGCGGGCGAACTGGGCGCGGACCCGGCGCGCATCGCGGTCGGCGGGGACAGCGCGGGCGGCAACCTGGCCGCGGTCGCCGCGCTGGTGACCACCCGGCGCGGCGGCCCGGCCCCGGCGTTCCAGCTTTTGCTCTACCCGGGGGTGGACATGAGCACGCGGCGGCGGTCGCGGGAGATCTTCGGCAACGGGTTCTTCCTCACCGACGCGCAGATGGACTGGTTCGCCGGCCACTACGCACCCGAGGGCGTCGACCGGACCGACGTGCGGCTGTCACCGCTGCTGGCCGAGGACCTCAGCGGATTGCCGCCCGCCTACCTGGCCACCGCCGGGTTCGACCCGCTGCGTGACGAGGGCGAGGCCTACGCGGAGAAGCTCGAAGCGGCGGGCGTGCCGGTGGCGCTGCACCGCCAGGAGGACCTGATCCACGGATATGTGAATTTCCTCGGCATCGGCCGCCGTTTCCGCGAGGCCACCGCCGAAGCCGCGGGCGCGCTCCGCCTGGGTTTGAGCAAGAAGAAGAAATGA
- a CDS encoding Dps family protein translates to MANAPIKSPLSESDKEVTGNVLQATLVDLIDLSLIAKQAHWNVVGKNFRSVHLQLDELVDTARTYTDSVAERANAIGVSPNGKAKTVVASSGLADFPDNWQSDEATVAAIVDILADLIQRLRKRIDETDKSDLVTQDLLIEITNKLEEAHWMWQAQAA, encoded by the coding sequence ATGGCCAACGCGCCGATCAAGAGTCCGCTCAGCGAGAGCGACAAGGAAGTCACCGGCAACGTCCTGCAGGCGACCCTGGTCGACCTCATCGACCTGTCCCTGATCGCCAAGCAGGCGCACTGGAACGTGGTCGGGAAGAACTTCCGCAGCGTGCACCTCCAGCTCGACGAGCTGGTGGACACCGCGCGGACCTACACCGACTCGGTCGCCGAGCGCGCGAACGCGATCGGGGTCTCGCCCAACGGCAAGGCCAAGACCGTGGTCGCCAGCTCCGGCCTGGCCGACTTCCCGGACAACTGGCAGTCCGACGAGGCGACCGTGGCCGCCATCGTGGACATTCTCGCCGACCTGATCCAGCGCCTGCGCAAGCGGATCGACGAGACCGACAAGAGCGACCTGGTCACCCAGGACCTGCTGATCGAGATCACCAACAAGCTCGAAGAGGCCCACTGGATGTGGCAGGCCCAGGCCGCCTGA
- a CDS encoding NADPH-dependent FMN reductase → MAIKVVGLGGSLRDGSQTERALRLALAGAESAGAETVAITGSDLVLPFYDASDVDRGPEAAQLVETLRTADGVIIASPGYHGALSGLVKNALDYIEDLRGDERPYLDGRAVGLASIAFGWQASVATLAQLRTITHSLRGWPTPLGGAINSAEVKFDEGGGCSSEKAEFTLRTIGAQVVEFARYRAGR, encoded by the coding sequence ATGGCCATCAAGGTGGTGGGCCTCGGTGGTTCGCTGCGGGACGGTTCCCAGACCGAGCGCGCACTCCGCCTGGCGCTGGCCGGTGCCGAGAGCGCCGGTGCCGAAACCGTCGCGATCACCGGCTCCGACCTCGTCCTGCCCTTCTACGACGCCAGTGACGTCGACCGCGGCCCGGAAGCGGCGCAGCTGGTCGAGACCCTGCGCACGGCCGATGGCGTGATCATCGCCTCGCCCGGTTACCACGGCGCGCTGTCCGGCCTGGTCAAGAACGCCCTCGACTACATCGAAGACCTGCGTGGCGACGAGCGCCCGTACCTCGACGGCCGCGCGGTCGGCCTCGCCTCGATCGCCTTCGGCTGGCAGGCCTCGGTCGCCACGCTCGCCCAGTTGCGCACGATCACGCACTCGCTGCGCGGGTGGCCGACGCCGCTCGGGGGTGCGATCAACTCCGCCGAGGTCAAGTTCGACGAAGGCGGCGGCTGCTCCTCGGAGAAGGCCGAGTTCACCCTCCGCACCATCGGCGCCCAGGTGGTGGAGTTCGCGCGCTACCGCGCCGGTCGCTGA
- a CDS encoding metallophosphoesterase: MGTVAVGAAGLGYAAGIERRHWTLRTEEIPVLAPGSRPIKVLHISDLHMVPGQRSKQEWVAALAELKPDLVVNTGDNLAHRQAVPSVLRALNPLLEVPGIFIFGSNDYYGPKPKNPARYLMPKGRKKLIHGLHLPWRDLRAALIEHGWLDLTHVRRTIEVAGQQVFAAGVDDPHLHRDRYADISGQADRGAALRIGVTHSPEPRVLDPFAADGYDLVLAGHTHGGQLRIPGYGALVTNCELDRSRARGLSRWGANMWLHVSAGLGTSPYAPVRFACPPEASLLTLVARDEQAAKPQKATRRKARTDVR; encoded by the coding sequence CTGGGCACGGTCGCCGTCGGCGCGGCCGGGCTCGGTTACGCCGCCGGGATCGAGCGTCGGCACTGGACCCTGCGCACCGAGGAAATCCCCGTGCTGGCACCGGGTTCGCGCCCGATCAAGGTGCTGCACATCTCCGATCTGCACATGGTGCCCGGCCAGCGCTCCAAGCAGGAGTGGGTGGCCGCGCTCGCCGAGCTGAAGCCGGACCTGGTGGTCAACACCGGCGACAACCTCGCCCACCGCCAGGCCGTGCCGTCGGTGCTGCGCGCGCTCAACCCGCTGCTCGAAGTGCCCGGCATCTTCATCTTCGGCAGCAACGACTACTACGGCCCGAAGCCGAAGAACCCGGCGCGCTACCTGATGCCCAAGGGGCGCAAGAAGCTGATCCACGGGCTGCACCTGCCGTGGCGCGACCTGCGCGCCGCGCTGATCGAGCACGGCTGGCTCGACCTGACCCACGTCCGGCGCACCATCGAGGTCGCCGGGCAGCAGGTGTTCGCCGCCGGCGTCGACGACCCGCACCTGCACCGCGACCGGTACGCCGACATCTCCGGCCAGGCCGACCGCGGCGCCGCGCTGCGCATCGGCGTGACGCACTCGCCCGAGCCGCGCGTGCTCGACCCGTTCGCCGCCGACGGGTACGACCTGGTGCTCGCCGGGCACACCCACGGCGGGCAGCTGCGCATCCCCGGCTACGGCGCGCTGGTGACCAACTGCGAGCTGGACCGCAGCCGCGCCCGCGGCCTGTCCCGCTGGGGCGCGAACATGTGGCTGCACGTTTCCGCTGGTCTTGGCACGTCGCCGTACGCACCGGTCCGCTTCGCCTGCCCGCCGGAGGCCAGCCTGCTGACCCTCGTCGCGCGTGACGAGCAGGCGGCCAAGCCCCAGAAGGCCACCCGCCGCAAAGCCCGCACCGACGTCCGCTAG
- a CDS encoding class I SAM-dependent methyltransferase, with the protein MQEAFAPGRPPFELSEVSARVGAERTAFALRWIRPGMRVLDLGCGTGVTTHGLASAADELRVVGVDHVPGPVGQTAGYAVGSSIVDFVAGSEYALPLPDGGFDLVFAHGLFETVARVDAVLAELWRVLRPGGVLALSTPDWSRAKLRPKTANVVAALRGYYLLRRRDGGDPFAGRGIAAAVARAGFGEVREHVRYRADLTYRELSREVENGLIAGLESAGADHPQLASAARSAWVWSRGGDGQFSQCWVDVIANR; encoded by the coding sequence GTGCAGGAGGCATTCGCGCCGGGACGTCCCCCGTTCGAGCTCTCGGAGGTGTCCGCGCGCGTCGGCGCCGAGCGGACGGCGTTCGCCCTTCGCTGGATCAGGCCGGGCATGCGCGTGCTCGACCTCGGCTGCGGTACCGGGGTGACCACGCACGGGCTGGCCTCGGCGGCCGACGAGCTGCGGGTGGTCGGGGTGGACCACGTGCCGGGCCCGGTCGGCCAGACCGCCGGTTACGCGGTCGGCTCGTCCATTGTGGACTTCGTGGCCGGTTCCGAGTACGCGCTGCCGTTGCCGGACGGCGGTTTCGACCTGGTTTTCGCGCACGGGTTGTTCGAGACGGTGGCGCGGGTGGACGCGGTGCTGGCCGAGCTGTGGCGGGTGCTGCGGCCCGGCGGGGTGCTCGCTCTGTCCACTCCGGACTGGAGCCGGGCCAAGCTGCGGCCGAAGACGGCGAACGTGGTGGCCGCGCTGCGCGGCTACTACCTGCTGCGGCGGCGTGACGGCGGCGATCCCTTCGCCGGGCGCGGGATCGCGGCCGCGGTGGCCAGGGCGGGCTTCGGCGAGGTGCGCGAGCACGTGCGGTACCGGGCGGACCTGACCTACCGCGAGCTGTCGCGCGAGGTGGAGAACGGGCTGATCGCCGGGCTGGAGTCGGCGGGCGCGGACCACCCGCAGCTGGCCAGCGCCGCCCGCAGCGCCTGGGTGTGGTCGCGCGGGGGTGACGGCCAGTTCAGCCAGTGCTGGGTGGACGTCATCGCCAACCGATAA
- a CDS encoding organic hydroperoxide resistance protein — MVQALYTAEATARGEGRDGEVTSTDGIIDETLATPKELGGPGGAHTNPEQLFAAGYAACFHSALKVAARQHKVDLGDSEITARVGIGKNDQGKFELTVELDAKLTGMEQGKASELVAEAHQICPYSSATRGNIEVKVTATTD; from the coding sequence ATGGTTCAGGCGCTCTACACCGCCGAAGCGACCGCCCGCGGCGAAGGCCGCGACGGCGAGGTCACCTCGACCGACGGAATCATCGACGAAACGCTGGCCACGCCGAAGGAGCTCGGCGGCCCTGGCGGGGCGCACACCAACCCGGAGCAGCTGTTCGCGGCCGGTTACGCGGCTTGCTTCCACAGCGCGCTCAAAGTGGCCGCCCGGCAGCACAAGGTCGACCTCGGCGACTCCGAGATCACCGCCAGGGTCGGCATCGGCAAGAACGACCAGGGCAAATTCGAACTGACCGTCGAACTCGACGCCAAGCTGACCGGCATGGAGCAGGGCAAGGCGAGCGAACTGGTCGCCGAGGCGCACCAGATCTGCCCGTACTCCAGCGCCACCCGCGGCAACATCGAGGTCAAGGTCACCGCCACCACGGATTGA
- a CDS encoding prolyl oligopeptidase family serine peptidase: MSTQYQPAQVPERLFDDEAAEARWRARFGAPRMSVPEWAIDAPDANIYVSNASGVWEVYAWNRATGTHRRVTDRPNGTMHAVPSPDGRWIWWFNDTDGDEFGSWVRQPFEAEPGAAEPAIPGVHDGYPAGLDIGHRMVVVGVSTDDGSELFARTGGETRTFYRHADDAGIAGLSRDETLVAISHSEHGDSRHPAVRVLRTEDFATVADKWDGEGKGLTPLEFSPVSGDQRLLLLHERRGREELLVWDVAADTETELELDLPGEVSAGWYPQADALLVVHFHQGRSSLYRYDLSTGELSSLDTPPGRIGGAGVRPDGTVEYSWSNAAKPPVIRARSVAGEETVLLTPPGERSPESAPLVDAFVEGVGGRVHALVSRPVDAPSGPLPTVFALHGGPHAADEDRFSAYRAVWLDAGFAVVEVNYRGSTGYGSAWRDAIEGRPGLTELEDVAAVHDWAVESGLADPEKCVVNGASWGGYLTLLALGTQPSRWAAGVAGVPVADYIAAYEDEMEQLRSFDRALFGGSPDDVPAVYRDCSPITYVDAVTAPVLVLAGDNDPRCPIRQIENYLDKLSARSAPYEFYRYDAGHGSLVIAETIKQSAIEVHFALRALGLR; this comes from the coding sequence GTGAGCACCCAGTACCAGCCCGCCCAGGTCCCCGAACGGCTCTTCGACGACGAGGCGGCCGAAGCGCGGTGGCGCGCCCGCTTCGGCGCGCCACGGATGTCGGTGCCCGAATGGGCCATCGACGCGCCCGACGCCAACATCTACGTCTCCAACGCCAGCGGCGTCTGGGAGGTCTACGCCTGGAACCGCGCCACCGGCACGCACCGCCGGGTCACCGACCGCCCCAACGGCACCATGCACGCCGTGCCCTCCCCGGACGGCCGCTGGATCTGGTGGTTCAACGACACCGACGGCGACGAGTTCGGCTCGTGGGTGCGCCAGCCGTTCGAGGCGGAGCCGGGCGCGGCCGAGCCCGCGATCCCCGGCGTGCACGACGGCTATCCCGCCGGGCTGGACATCGGGCACCGCATGGTGGTGGTCGGCGTGTCCACCGACGACGGCAGCGAACTGTTCGCGCGCACCGGTGGCGAGACGAGGACCTTCTACCGCCACGCCGACGACGCCGGGATCGCCGGGCTGTCCCGCGACGAAACGCTCGTCGCCATCTCACATTCCGAGCACGGTGACTCTCGCCACCCGGCGGTCCGCGTGCTGCGCACCGAGGACTTCGCCACCGTCGCCGACAAGTGGGACGGCGAGGGCAAGGGCCTGACCCCGCTGGAGTTCTCACCGGTCTCCGGCGACCAGCGGCTCCTGCTGCTGCACGAACGCCGCGGCCGCGAGGAGCTGCTCGTCTGGGACGTCGCCGCGGACACCGAGACCGAGCTGGAGCTGGACCTGCCCGGCGAGGTCAGCGCCGGCTGGTACCCGCAGGCCGACGCGCTGCTCGTGGTGCACTTCCACCAGGGCCGCAGTTCGCTGTACCGGTACGACCTTTCCACCGGCGAATTGTCCTCTTTGGACACCCCGCCGGGCCGGATCGGCGGCGCGGGCGTGCGCCCGGACGGCACGGTCGAGTACTCGTGGTCCAACGCGGCGAAGCCGCCGGTGATCCGCGCGCGGTCGGTCGCCGGTGAGGAGACCGTGCTGCTCACCCCGCCCGGTGAGCGCTCGCCGGAGTCGGCGCCGCTGGTGGACGCCTTCGTCGAAGGGGTCGGCGGGCGCGTCCACGCACTGGTCTCCCGGCCCGTCGACGCGCCCAGCGGCCCGCTGCCCACGGTGTTCGCGCTGCACGGCGGTCCGCACGCGGCCGACGAGGACCGGTTCTCCGCCTACCGCGCGGTCTGGCTGGACGCCGGGTTCGCGGTGGTCGAGGTGAACTACCGCGGCTCCACCGGGTACGGCTCGGCGTGGCGGGACGCGATCGAGGGCCGCCCGGGGCTGACCGAGCTGGAAGACGTGGCCGCGGTGCACGACTGGGCTGTCGAAAGTGGACTGGCGGACCCGGAGAAGTGCGTGGTCAACGGCGCTTCCTGGGGCGGTTACCTGACGCTGCTGGCGCTGGGCACGCAGCCGTCGCGCTGGGCCGCCGGGGTCGCCGGGGTGCCGGTGGCGGACTACATCGCCGCCTACGAGGACGAGATGGAGCAGCTGCGCTCGTTCGACCGGGCACTGTTCGGCGGTTCACCCGACGACGTACCCGCGGTGTACCGCGACTGCTCCCCGATCACCTACGTGGACGCGGTCACCGCGCCGGTGCTGGTGCTGGCCGGGGACAACGACCCGCGCTGCCCGATCCGGCAGATCGAGAACTACCTGGACAAGCTCAGCGCGCGCTCGGCGCCGTACGAGTTCTACCGCTACGACGCCGGGCACGGCTCGCTGGTGATCGCGGAGACGATCAAGCAGAGCGCCATCGAGGTGCACTTCGCGCTGCGGGCGCTCGGCCTGCGCTGA